A single Chaetodon trifascialis isolate fChaTrf1 chromosome 18, fChaTrf1.hap1, whole genome shotgun sequence DNA region contains:
- the LOC139346606 gene encoding melanoma receptor tyrosine-protein kinase-like, which yields MKFCGGGAALLLLLLLLLGRCRCTNPGRRVCQGTNNILSRSGGADYHYDNMVKAYSNCSVVLDNLEITHTKEHHDLSFLQSIEEVGGNVLIALNEPAIIPLVNLRLIRGQKLYHNQFALTLMLNYKNDTVGLKELQLSSLTEILRGGVKMVNNPLLCNTDTIQWWEILDRDSNPSLVFDKGAIIRTCQKCDKRCTYRSCWTPGLDHCQKFTKLQCASQCSRRCWGPKPTDCCHEHCAAGCTGPRATDCLACRELNDNGTCKSACPPLTVYDHKTRQMVKNPDGKFSLGATCVESCPDNYVAKGGSCVCSAGMYEVEENGVQRCKPCDGPCPKVCDGVGVGALMEALAIDSSNIESFRNCTKINGNIEFFEVSFTGYYTIPPMDPAKLEYFRTVKEITGYLLIQSWPENLTSLSVFENLEIIRGRTTRALHSFLVIGTKHLRWLGLRSLKEVSAGGVYFKDNPQLCYTQADQWTHLFRSTEQTVTMRNNTPTDVCEQQNRTCDTECTNVGCWGPGPTMCVSCRHFNRRGRCVSHCNLLQGEPREVQVNSSCVECHPECLLKTDIPTCHGPGPDQCSQCAHFKDGPHCVPHCPHGVLGDADTLIWKYPDRTGQCQSCHQNCTQGCSGPGLSGCAG from the exons ATGAAGTTTTGTGGAGGCGGAgcggcgctgctgctgctgctgctgctgctgctcggccGCTGCCGCTGCACCAACCCCGGCAGGAGAG TTTGTCAGGGAACAAATAATATCCTGAGCAGGAGTGGGGGTGCTGATTATCACTATGACAACATGGTGAAGGCATACTCCAACTGCTCCGTGGTCCTGGACAACCTGGAGATCACCCACACCAAGGAGCACCATGACCTGTCCTTCCTCCAG tcCATTGAGGAAGTAGGCGGAAACGTTCTGATCGCTCTGAACGAGCCTGCAATCATCCCATTGGTCAATCTGAGGCTGATTCGAGGCCAGAAACTCTATCATAACCAGTTCGCCCTGACGCTGATGTTGAACTACAAGAATGACACTGTAGGgctgaaagagctgcagctcagcagtctgacag AGATCCTGAGAGGAGGAGTAAAGATGGTAAATAATCCCTTGCTGTGTAACACTGACACCATCCAGTGGTGGGAAAtcctggacagagacagcaatcCCAGCTTGGTTTTCGATAAGGGTGCCATCATACGTACAT gtcaGAAGTGTGACAAGAGATGTACTTACAGGTCTTGTTGGACACCAGGACTGGATCACTGCcagaaat TCACCAAGTTGCAGTGTGCGAGTCAGTGCAGCAGGAGGTGTTGGGGTCCAAAGCCCACCGACTGCTGCCATgaacactgtgctgctggctgcactGGACCTCGAGCCACAGACTGCCTG GCCTGCAGGGAGTTAAATGATAATGGGACCTGTAAAAGTGCTTGTCCTCCTCTGACAGTCTATGACCACAAAACCCGTCAGATGGTCAAAAACCCAGACGGCAAGTTCTCCCTCGGGGCGACCTGCGTCGAGTCCTGTCCTG ATAACTACGTGGCAAAAGGTGGATCATGTGTCTGCAGCGCTGGAATGTACGAGGTGGAGGAGAACGGAGTCCAACGCTGCAAACCCTGTGATGGACCCTGTCCAAAAG tcTGTGATGGAGTCGGGGTTGGTGCTCTGATGGAGGCCTTGGCCATTGACAGCTCCAACATTGAATCCTTCAGAAACTGCACTAAGATCAATGGGAACATTGAATTCTTTGAAGTCTCCTTTACTGG GTACTATACAATCCCGCCCATGGACCCGGCGAAACTGGAGTATTTCAGGACAGTGAAGGAAATCACAg gCTACTTGCTGATCCAGTCCTGGCCAGAGAATCTGacctctctgtcagtgtttgagaACCTGGAGATCATCAGGGGAAGAACAACACGCGC TTTGCACAGTTTTTTGGTGATAGGTACGAAGCACCTCCGCTGGCTGGGTCTACGCTCTCTGAAGGAGGTGAGTGCCGGCGGGGTGTATTTCAAGGACAACCCTCAGCTCTGCTACACGCAGGCCGACCAGTGGACCCACCTCTTTAGATCCACCGAGCAGACCGTCACCATGCGCAACAACACCCCCACCGATGTCTGCG aacaacagaatCGAACCTGTGACACAGAGTGTACAAATGTGGGCTGCTGGGGTCCAGGTCCCACCATGTGCGTCTCCTGTCGGCATTTCAACCGCAGGGGGCGCTGTGTGTCACACTGTAACCTGCTGCAGGG tGAGCCCAGAGAGGTCCAGgtgaacagcagctgtgtggagtgTCACCCAGAGTGTCTGCTGAAGACCGACATCCCGACCTGCCACGGACCG GGTCCAGACCAGTGTTCCCAGTGCGCCCACTTTAAAGACGGCCCCCACTGTGTGCCGCACTGCCCCCACGGTGTGCTGGGAGATGCAGACACGCTGATCTGGAAATACCCCGACAGGACCGGCCAGTGCCAGTCCTGCCACCAGAACTGCACCCAGGG GTGTTCAGGTCCTGGACTATCTGGATGCGCTGGTTAA